A genome region from Pseudomonadota bacterium includes the following:
- a CDS encoding DUF2191 domain-containing protein: MRTTLTLDSDVAKALQRVMDKRGASLKQVVNEALRRGLDSLERPARRQRFRTAVVSLRPRRANVDDVAELLAFAEGDEYR; this comes from the coding sequence ATGCGCACGACGCTGACGCTGGACTCTGACGTGGCCAAGGCGCTGCAGCGCGTGATGGACAAGCGCGGGGCCAGCCTGAAGCAAGTCGTCAATGAGGCGCTCAGGCGGGGGCTCGATTCCCTCGAACGGCCGGCTCGCCGTCAGCGCTTTCGGACTGCTGTCGTGAGTCTGCGGCCGCGCCGTGCCAACGTGGACGACGTGGCGGAGCTCTTGGCGTTCGCGGAAGGCGACGAGTACAGGTGA